AAAGCGATAAGCTACACGACAAGCTCAAAAGGCGCGCAAGAAGCCCACGAAGCGATCCGCCCTACAAATTTAAACTTCACACCGCAAATCGCGGCTAAATTTTTAGAAAAAGATGCACTAAAACTCTACACGCTCATCTACAATAGATTTTTAGCCTGCCAAATGAGCGCATGTGTGAGCCAAACGCAAAATGTCTATGTCGCAAGCGAAAAAAGCGAGTTTAAGATAAGTGGCAGAAAAGTGCTATTTGACGGCTTTTACAAGGTTTATGGCGAGCTTGATAAGGATAAAATTTTGCCAAATTTAAAAAAGGGCGATGAGATGAGTTTGCAAAGCATAAAAAGCACGCAAAACTTCACCGAGCCGCCAGCTAGGTACTCTGAAGCTGGCCTTGTTAAAAAGCTTGAAAGCCTTGGTATCGGTCGCCCAAGCACCTACGCACCGACCATATCGCTACTAACCTCAAGAGACTACGTGAGGGTCGAGAAAAAGCAGCTCATACCAAACGAGATCGCATTTAGCATGATAGGTGTTTTAGAGAAGCACTTTAGCAATATCGTTGATAGCGAATTTACCTCTCATCTCGAAGAAAAGCTCGACGAGATCGCACTTGATAAGGCTGACTGGCAAAAGGTGCTAAGCGACTTTTACTATCCATTTATGGAAAAAATTAGTGCTGGAAAAACTGGCATAAAAAGCCTAAAAACAGCCACTCCAATCGGCGAGAAGTGCCCAGATTGCGGAAGTGAGCTACTGCTTAGAAAAGGCAGATACGGAGAATTTATCGCTTGTTCAAATTTTCCAAAATGCAAATATTCAAGAAATATCGCAAAAGATAAAGAGAAAAGTGCCGAGTCTAGCACTTCTGCTACTTCAAAGCCAAAACGTGAGCTTAAAAAGCTTGATGTACCATGTCCGAAATGTGGCGGTGAGATCGTGGAGAGATTTAGCAGGCGTGGTAAATTTTATGGTTGTGCCAACTATCCAAAGTGCGACTTCATCTCAAACTACGAGCCAGTTGAGCAAAAATGCGACGAATGTGGTGGCGACATGATCAAAAAAGAGCTTAAAAAAGGTACATTTATAGAGTGCACAAAATGTAAGAAAAAGACCCTTATCTCTGAAAACTAAAAATTTCTAGCCAAATCTGAGCTCTTGAGCCTAAATTTGGCTTTTATAAATTTGGAATTTAAATGCCTGACACCACCGCTAAGCTTAGCCAGCATAAAGGGCAAAAACCTCGTCACCAACTACACTCAGTTAGAGGGCAGCTTCACACAGTAGTACAAAACCTTCAAATAAAAAAAGAGCCGTACTTGATGAGCGGTGTGAATTTTTTAAGAAACGAACAAAACGTTTTTGAAGAGCTTAGCTTTTGCACAAAAATACCTTAAAAGCTCTTTGATACGGTGTGTTGCCAAAGAATTTTAAAAAGCCTTCATATCAAATGAGGCTCGTATGAGAACCTTGACGCGCCAGCAAGCCTTTCTAGCCAAAAAGCCTTTTTTGTAGGCTCTGGAGCTAGCGTAAAAAGCATAGCGCTAATCGCAAAACTTTCCGGACTCAAAAGCCTTGCTGTGGAAAATTTTCAAAAGATAAATTACTATTCTGCGCTTTCAAATTTATAAAATTTAAAGAGTCTTGAGATCAGCAAAAACGGACTTTCGCCTAGATTTATCCGCATCGAAGCCTATAGTTTTTACGCCAGATGCCTAGGCCAACTAGCCTTGTGATATTAACGACTAGGATAAAAAGCAAGGACTACTCGTCTATCTTATCTATAAAGTCCTTCACTCATTTTAGCTTGCCGCCACAGCATGCACTTCTAACGTGCGAAGGGCTTAGATGATTTAAAGGGGGATAAGGGGACGGCTTTGCTTCGCTAGCTCGCAGCTGCAAGCAGACCGTAACTCAAGCCCCTTTATCCCCCTTTGAATAAAAATAAATTTATACATTTCATCAAACTATTTTTGCAAATTCATAAATCACCCTACTTAAATTTTAAACCTATCAAAGCTATAATACACCCCAAAAAAGGATGAAAAATGAAAACAATTATGCTCTGTGCGATATGCTCAGTCACTCAAGGAAACTGTGCCGAGGACTGCGCTTACTGCACACAAAGTGCCAAAGCTGGTGCCGATATCTCAAAATTTAAAGAAAAAAGCGTGCAGCAGGTGGTGGACGAGGCCAAAATGGCATATAAAAACCACGCTCTTGGATTTTGTTTAGTCACAAGTGGTGCTAGGCTAAATAATAAAAAGACCGACTATATCGCATCTTTAGCAAGAGCCGTGAGCAAAGAAGTACCAAATTTGATGCTCATCGCATGTAACGGCATGGCGACTTACGAGCAGCTTAGCGAGCTTAAAAAAGCTGGCGTTTTTAGCTACAACCACAACCTTGAAACAAGCCGAGAATTTTTCCCAAAAATTTGCAAAACACACACTTGGGATGAGAGATATCAGACGAATTTAGATGCAAAAAGAGCTGGGCTCATGCTTTGCACTGGTGGAATTTATGGCGTTGGCGAAAGTGAGGCCGATAGAGTAAGCTTTAGAGCTAGTCTAAAAGAGCTTGAGCCATTTTCATCGCCGATAAATTTTTTCATAAAAAATGAAGCTCTAAGCCTTGATCTACCTCCTCTTAGTGTGGATGAAGCCCTAAAGATCGTACGTGACACTAAAAGTACTCTTCCAGAAACTAGAGTGATGATAGCTGGTGGTAGGGAGAAAATTTTAGGCGATAGACAATACGAGATCTTTGAAAATGGCGCCGATGCCATCGTGATAGGCGACTATCTCACTGCAAAAGGCGAGAAAGCTAGCAAGGATATCGGGGAGCTTACAAAGCGCGGTTTTAACTTCGCTAGTATCTGCCATTAATGCTTACAAATTTACTTTTCGCAGGGCTTGGAGGCTTTATCGGAGCTGGATGTAGGTTTTTAGCCGGTGAGCTGCTAAAATTTAGTCACTTTCCGATAGCCACGCTTGGCGTAAATACGCTTGGTAGTTTCATTATCGGCGTTTTGTTTTGTCTAAATTTAAGCCAAATCATGAGGGTGTTCTTGGTCGTTGGCATACTTGGCGGATTTACAACATTTTCAAGCTTTAGCCTTGATAGTGTGAAATTTTTACTAGAAGGCGAGCTGATAAAAGGCTTTTTAAATATCTTTTTAAACCTTGTCCTTTGCCTACTTGCAAGCTATCTTGGCATTTTATTTGGTAAGAATTTGTGAGGTTTTTAAGGTACGCAACAAAATAACTTTATCTATACCATTTTTAAATTTTAAAGCTTCACTCACTCGCCACTAAATTTAAAGCCGCGATATGCTCGCTTTAATTTACTCAAATTTATCTGATAACAAATCGCATGCAGTGTGTTAGCACTGGAGCATGTCACCTCTAACGTTGTCGGGGTTAGGGGATCGTTAAGGGGGAAGGGAGCGACTTCGTAATTCAAGCCTCTTCCCCCTTAACAAAGAAACAAAACTTTAAATTTCTAAAAACCTTAATTTATAAATTTTAAAATTCCATTCACTCGC
This genomic window from Campylobacter concisus contains:
- the crcB gene encoding fluoride efflux transporter CrcB, giving the protein MLTNLLFAGLGGFIGAGCRFLAGELLKFSHFPIATLGVNTLGSFIIGVLFCLNLSQIMRVFLVVGILGGFTTFSSFSLDSVKFLLEGELIKGFLNIFLNLVLCLLASYLGILFGKNL
- a CDS encoding biotin synthase, producing the protein MKTIMLCAICSVTQGNCAEDCAYCTQSAKAGADISKFKEKSVQQVVDEAKMAYKNHALGFCLVTSGARLNNKKTDYIASLARAVSKEVPNLMLIACNGMATYEQLSELKKAGVFSYNHNLETSREFFPKICKTHTWDERYQTNLDAKRAGLMLCTGGIYGVGESEADRVSFRASLKELEPFSSPINFFIKNEALSLDLPPLSVDEALKIVRDTKSTLPETRVMIAGGREKILGDRQYEIFENGADAIVIGDYLTAKGEKASKDIGELTKRGFNFASICH
- the topA gene encoding type I DNA topoisomerase, which translates into the protein MMKSLIIVESPAKAKTIKNFLDKSYNVIASKGHIRDLPKTSFGIKIEDDKFTPEYRISSDHSAIVKEIKELAKGADEIYLATDEDREGEAIAFHIANAIGKEPTSLPRIVFHEITKSAIQNALKSPRHVDMNSVNAQQTRRLLDRIVGYKLSPLLNLKIQKGLSAGRVQSAALKIIVDREREIQAFKPIEYYTIDTVFKKDLDAELVKFENQKIEKLTIQNPDRAKYIIENLQNEKFSVREIESKDRKIQPSPPFMTSTLQQSASNRLGFSPKKTMMIAQSLYEGVQTNEGFMGAITYMRTDSLNLAKEAVAAAREHILQNYGKEYLPAKAISYTTSSKGAQEAHEAIRPTNLNFTPQIAAKFLEKDALKLYTLIYNRFLACQMSACVSQTQNVYVASEKSEFKISGRKVLFDGFYKVYGELDKDKILPNLKKGDEMSLQSIKSTQNFTEPPARYSEAGLVKKLESLGIGRPSTYAPTISLLTSRDYVRVEKKQLIPNEIAFSMIGVLEKHFSNIVDSEFTSHLEEKLDEIALDKADWQKVLSDFYYPFMEKISAGKTGIKSLKTATPIGEKCPDCGSELLLRKGRYGEFIACSNFPKCKYSRNIAKDKEKSAESSTSATSKPKRELKKLDVPCPKCGGEIVERFSRRGKFYGCANYPKCDFISNYEPVEQKCDECGGDMIKKELKKGTFIECTKCKKKTLISEN